A stretch of Streptomyces vietnamensis DNA encodes these proteins:
- a CDS encoding gluconokinase: MSTTPLSAPPVVVVMGVAGTGKTTIGPLVAEALGLPYAEGDDFHPAANVAKMSAGIPLDDTDRGPWLDAIGEWAHGRAGLGGVVSSSALKRIYRDRLRAAAPGIVFLHLTGDRELIEGRMAARKGHFMPTALLDSQFATLQPLQDDEAGVAVDVSGTPEEITARAVAALRGLAG; encoded by the coding sequence ATGAGCACCACCCCCCTCTCCGCTCCCCCGGTCGTCGTCGTGATGGGCGTCGCCGGGACCGGCAAGACCACCATCGGTCCGCTGGTCGCGGAGGCGCTCGGTCTGCCGTACGCCGAGGGCGACGACTTCCACCCGGCGGCCAACGTCGCCAAGATGTCGGCCGGCATCCCGCTGGACGACACGGACCGGGGGCCCTGGCTGGACGCCATCGGGGAGTGGGCGCACGGCCGGGCCGGGCTCGGCGGGGTCGTGAGCAGCTCCGCGCTCAAGCGGATCTACCGGGACCGGCTGCGTGCCGCCGCGCCCGGGATCGTCTTCCTGCATCTGACCGGTGACCGGGAGCTGATCGAGGGGCGGATGGCCGCACGCAAGGGCCATTTCATGCCCACCGCGCTCCTCGACTCCCAGTTCGCCACCCTGCAGCCGCTGCAGGACGACGAGGCCGGCGTCGCCGTCGACGTCTCCGGCACCCCGGAGGAGATCACCGCCCGCGCCGTCGCCGCCCTGCGCGGCCTGGCCGGCTGA
- a CDS encoding FadR/GntR family transcriptional regulator, whose amino-acid sequence MTTPAQGLHSHVLATLGLAITAGEYPPGTVLRTDELAQRFDVSRTVVREVVRVLESMHLVESRRRVGVTVLPTASWNVYDPQVIRWRLAGADRPRQLRSLTVLRSAVEPVAAGLAALNATPEQCRELTEQALGMVATSRGRRLEEYLVHDIAFHRVVLNASGNEMFARLGDVVAEVLTGRTHHHVMFEDPDPAAVTLHVQVAEAVRERDAARAEELTRQIAVGALQELDVLAP is encoded by the coding sequence ATGACGACACCGGCCCAGGGGCTCCACTCACACGTCCTGGCCACCCTGGGTCTCGCGATCACCGCCGGGGAGTACCCGCCGGGCACCGTGCTGCGCACCGACGAGCTCGCCCAGCGCTTCGACGTCTCCCGGACCGTCGTCCGCGAGGTCGTCCGGGTCCTGGAGTCCATGCACCTCGTCGAGTCCCGCCGCCGGGTCGGCGTGACCGTGCTCCCCACGGCCAGCTGGAACGTGTACGACCCCCAGGTCATCCGCTGGCGGCTCGCCGGCGCCGACCGCCCCCGCCAGCTCCGCTCCCTCACCGTGCTCCGCTCGGCCGTCGAACCGGTCGCCGCCGGCCTGGCCGCGCTGAACGCCACCCCGGAGCAGTGCCGCGAGCTCACCGAACAGGCCCTCGGCATGGTCGCCACCTCGCGCGGCCGGCGCCTGGAGGAGTACCTCGTCCACGACATCGCCTTCCACCGGGTCGTGCTCAACGCCTCGGGGAACGAGATGTTCGCCCGCCTCGGCGACGTCGTCGCCGAGGTCCTCACCGGCCGCACCCACCACCACGTGATGTTCGAGGACCCGGACCCGGCCGCCGTCACCCTCCACGTCCAGGTCGCCGAGGCCGTACGGGAGCGGGACGCGGCCCGCGCTGAGGAGCTCACCCGGCAGATCGCGGTCGGCGCTCTCCAGGAGCTGGACGTCCTCGCCCCGTAG
- a CDS encoding TetR/AcrR family transcriptional regulator, which produces MARTSGPETRDKLIRAAEELFAAQGVDGAQLRDIVKLAGQANPSAVQYHFGSRAGLLDAVMAGRQTRTEQVLAPLLDDAGEDLKQLIAALVAAEASELRTDRGRRCLRISAQLSHESGVRTRTPHPTLAGTVYWRLIERIADRLAADGLPEPLLLERLDLALTVVGAAMADRARQYLDGTEPLTDEPLFLADLVETTTALLRAAQPRSV; this is translated from the coding sequence ATGGCGAGGACGTCAGGGCCCGAGACCCGGGACAAACTGATCCGCGCGGCGGAGGAGCTCTTCGCCGCACAGGGCGTCGACGGCGCACAGCTGCGGGACATCGTGAAGCTGGCCGGACAGGCCAACCCCTCCGCGGTGCAGTACCACTTCGGCTCGCGCGCCGGACTGCTCGACGCCGTCATGGCCGGCCGCCAGACCCGTACGGAACAGGTGCTCGCGCCCCTCCTGGACGACGCGGGCGAGGACCTGAAGCAGCTGATCGCCGCGCTCGTCGCCGCCGAGGCCAGTGAGCTGCGCACCGACCGGGGCCGCCGCTGCCTGCGGATCTCCGCGCAGCTCAGCCACGAGAGCGGCGTCCGCACCCGCACCCCCCATCCCACGCTCGCCGGCACCGTCTACTGGCGGCTCATCGAGCGGATCGCCGACCGCCTGGCCGCCGACGGACTCCCCGAGCCCCTGCTCCTGGAGCGCCTCGACCTGGCGCTGACCGTGGTCGGCGCGGCCATGGCGGACCGCGCCCGGCAGTACCTCGACGGCACCGAGCCCCTCACGGACGAGCCCCTCTTCCTCGCCGACCTCGTCGAGACGACCACCGCGCTTCTCCGGGCCGCACAGCCCCGGAGCGTCTGA
- a CDS encoding DUF202 domain-containing protein, with translation MSTAGETRDPGLQPERTRLAWRRTTLSCTVVAVLAVKLTVSDEVTARELTGLALSSLVWIAFLAVAHRRIRSLDAARPVPLSHRGALLAAVCTIALAVIGAAVIW, from the coding sequence GTGAGTACGGCCGGCGAGACCCGGGATCCCGGGCTCCAGCCGGAGCGGACCCGGCTCGCGTGGCGGCGTACGACCCTGTCGTGCACGGTCGTCGCGGTGCTCGCCGTGAAGCTGACCGTCAGCGACGAGGTCACGGCGCGGGAGCTGACCGGGCTCGCGCTGTCGTCCCTGGTGTGGATCGCCTTCCTGGCCGTGGCCCACCGCCGGATCCGTTCCCTGGACGCGGCCCGGCCGGTCCCGCTCTCCCACCGGGGCGCGCTGCTCGCGGCGGTGTGCACCATCGCGCTCGCCGTCATCGGGGCGGCCGTGATCTGGTAG
- a CDS encoding YidH family protein: MSDFVQSLRLWFAPRRIRDEGDTPDYRFSLANERTFLAWIRTALALVGGGFAVDQFLPDLRWGVRVGLALALLAAGVLCALRAVNHWVRCERAMRRGEDLPVSRFPAVLSLAVAAVALAMVVLVVFGWAGR, encoded by the coding sequence GTGAGCGATTTCGTGCAGAGCCTGCGGCTGTGGTTCGCACCGCGGCGGATCCGGGACGAGGGCGACACCCCCGACTACCGCTTCTCCCTCGCCAACGAGCGGACCTTCCTGGCCTGGATCCGGACCGCGCTCGCCCTCGTCGGCGGCGGCTTCGCCGTCGACCAGTTCCTGCCGGACCTCCGCTGGGGCGTGCGCGTCGGGCTCGCGCTCGCGCTGCTCGCCGCCGGTGTGCTGTGCGCCCTGCGGGCGGTGAACCACTGGGTGCGCTGCGAGCGCGCGATGCGGCGCGGCGAGGACCTGCCCGTGTCCCGGTTCCCCGCCGTGCTCAGCCTCGCGGTGGCCGCGGTGGCGCTCGCGATGGTGGTGCTCGTCGTCTTCGGCTGGGCCGGGCGGTGA
- a CDS encoding NADP-dependent oxidoreductase — MKAISYSRYGGPEVLEYGELPEPKIGPDAVLIEVRAAAVNPVDWKCQAGYLDGLMDTVFPVVPGWDVSGVVVRLGLCVPEFAVGDEVMGYVREDFLSRGTFAEYVAAPVRTLARKPRTFDFEEAAALPLAGLTAYQALHRPLAVRPGDTVLVHAAAGGVGSMAVQIARHLGCRVIGAAREAGLERVAELGAEPVRYDEETFADQVRALAPQGVDAVLDTIGGPFLKLSAPLLAPQGRLASIADGEVLALGGTYFWTRPDAADLAALADLADAGVLTVRVARSFPLEQAAEAQRANAAGGLNGKVVVTVP, encoded by the coding sequence ATGAAGGCGATCAGCTACAGCCGGTACGGCGGTCCCGAGGTCCTGGAGTACGGCGAGCTGCCCGAGCCCAAGATCGGACCGGACGCGGTCCTGATCGAGGTGCGGGCGGCCGCCGTCAACCCGGTCGACTGGAAGTGCCAGGCCGGGTACCTCGACGGTCTGATGGACACGGTCTTCCCGGTCGTCCCCGGCTGGGACGTCTCCGGCGTCGTCGTCCGGCTCGGCCTCTGCGTCCCCGAGTTCGCCGTGGGCGACGAGGTGATGGGGTACGTGCGCGAGGACTTCCTCTCCCGGGGCACCTTCGCCGAGTACGTCGCGGCCCCCGTCCGCACCCTCGCCCGCAAGCCCCGCACCTTCGACTTCGAGGAGGCCGCGGCCCTCCCGCTCGCCGGCCTCACCGCGTACCAGGCGCTCCACCGGCCCCTCGCGGTACGGCCCGGGGACACCGTCCTCGTCCACGCGGCCGCCGGCGGGGTCGGCTCGATGGCCGTGCAGATCGCCCGCCACCTCGGCTGCCGGGTCATCGGCGCGGCCAGGGAAGCGGGCCTTGAGCGGGTCGCGGAGCTCGGCGCGGAGCCCGTCCGCTACGACGAGGAGACCTTCGCCGACCAGGTCCGCGCCCTCGCCCCGCAGGGCGTGGACGCCGTCCTCGACACCATCGGGGGCCCGTTCCTGAAGCTCTCCGCCCCGCTCCTCGCCCCGCAGGGCCGGCTGGCCTCGATCGCCGACGGCGAGGTCCTCGCCCTCGGCGGCACCTACTTCTGGACCCGCCCCGACGCCGCTGACCTCGCGGCCCTCGCCGACCTGGCCGACGCGGGCGTCCTCACCGTACGGGTGGCCAGGTCGTTCCCGCTGGAGCAGGCGGCCGAGGCCCAGCGCGCCAACGCGGCGGGCGGCCTGAACGGCAAGGTCGTGGTCACCGTCCCCTGA
- a CDS encoding NUDIX domain-containing protein, translating into MSAEEIVDVVDDNDRVIGRAPRGEVHARGLTHRCVFIRVRDAEGRTFVHRRTSTKLSYPSLYDMFVGGVVGAGESYDEAALREAEEELGVSGLPRPEPVLTFLFDSGNGDGKWWSAVYEVRCDLPVDPQVEEVAWHAFLTDGELEERLGTWEWVPDGLAAYELLQGRGGHTAG; encoded by the coding sequence ATGAGCGCTGAAGAGATCGTGGACGTCGTCGACGACAACGACCGGGTGATCGGTCGGGCCCCGCGCGGTGAGGTGCACGCGCGGGGCCTGACCCACCGCTGCGTCTTCATCCGGGTCCGGGACGCCGAGGGCCGGACCTTCGTCCACCGCAGGACGTCGACGAAGCTGTCGTACCCCTCCCTGTACGACATGTTCGTCGGCGGTGTCGTCGGCGCGGGCGAGTCCTACGACGAGGCCGCGCTGCGCGAGGCCGAGGAGGAGCTCGGGGTCTCCGGACTGCCCCGGCCCGAGCCGGTCCTGACGTTCCTGTTCGACTCCGGGAACGGGGACGGGAAGTGGTGGTCGGCGGTCTACGAGGTCCGCTGCGACCTGCCGGTCGACCCGCAGGTGGAGGAGGTCGCCTGGCACGCCTTCCTGACGGACGGGGAGCTGGAGGAACGCCTCGGCACCTGGGAGTGGGTGCCGGACGGCCTCGCGGCGTACGAGCTGCTGCAGGGCCGGGGCGGGCACACGGCGGGCTGA
- a CDS encoding GntP family permease, which yields MTSLSVEILAADAAEPITSAGNAQLGIAVLAGIAVIVLLITKFKLHAFLALTIGSLALGAFAGAPLADTIKSFSTGLGNTVAGVGVLIALGAILGKLLADSGGADQIVDTILAKASKRSMPWAMVLIASVIGLPLFFEVGIVLLIPVVLLVAKRGNYSLMRIGIPALAGLSVMHGLIPPHPGPLVAIDAVGANLGVTLALGLVVAIPTVIIAGPVFSRYAARWVDIKAPEKMIPTRPSEDLEKRPGFGVTVATILLPVALMLVKALVDIVVDDPENGVQKVTDVIGSPLIALLAAVIVGMFTLGRAAGFTKERLNSTVEKSLAPIAGILLIVGAGGGFKQTLIDIGVGQMILDFSKDWSIPALLLAWLIAVAIRLATGSATVATISAAGLVAPLAEGMSTSHTALLVLAIGAGSLFFSHVNDAGFWLVKEYFGMNVGQTIKTWSVMETIISVVGIVFVLLLSLVL from the coding sequence GTGACCAGTCTCAGCGTCGAGATCCTGGCAGCGGACGCCGCCGAACCGATCACCTCGGCAGGCAACGCCCAGCTCGGGATCGCCGTGCTCGCCGGCATCGCCGTCATCGTCCTGCTCATCACCAAGTTCAAGCTGCACGCGTTCCTGGCGCTGACCATCGGCTCGCTGGCGCTCGGCGCGTTCGCGGGTGCCCCGCTCGCGGACACCATCAAGTCGTTCAGCACCGGACTCGGCAACACCGTGGCCGGCGTGGGCGTGCTCATCGCGCTCGGCGCGATCCTGGGCAAGCTGCTCGCCGACTCCGGCGGCGCCGACCAGATCGTCGACACGATCCTGGCGAAGGCGAGCAAGCGGTCCATGCCGTGGGCGATGGTCCTCATCGCCTCCGTGATCGGCCTGCCGCTCTTCTTCGAGGTCGGCATCGTGCTGCTGATCCCGGTGGTGCTGCTCGTCGCCAAGCGCGGCAACTACTCCCTGATGCGGATCGGCATCCCGGCGCTGGCCGGCCTCTCCGTGATGCACGGGCTCATCCCGCCGCACCCCGGCCCGCTCGTCGCGATCGACGCGGTCGGCGCCAACCTGGGCGTCACCCTCGCGCTCGGCCTCGTCGTCGCCATCCCGACGGTGATCATCGCCGGTCCGGTCTTCTCCAGGTACGCCGCCCGCTGGGTGGACATCAAGGCCCCCGAGAAGATGATCCCCACACGCCCTTCCGAGGACCTGGAGAAGCGTCCCGGCTTCGGCGTCACCGTCGCGACCATCCTGCTGCCGGTCGCCCTGATGCTGGTCAAGGCGCTCGTCGACATCGTGGTCGACGACCCGGAGAACGGCGTCCAGAAGGTCACCGACGTCATCGGCTCGCCGCTGATCGCCCTGCTCGCGGCCGTCATAGTCGGCATGTTCACCCTGGGCCGCGCGGCCGGCTTCACCAAGGAGCGGCTGAACTCGACCGTCGAGAAGTCCCTCGCCCCCATCGCCGGCATCCTGCTGATCGTCGGCGCGGGCGGCGGCTTCAAGCAGACCCTGATCGACATCGGCGTCGGCCAGATGATCCTCGACTTCTCGAAGGACTGGTCGATCCCGGCCCTGCTGCTCGCCTGGCTGATCGCGGTCGCGATCCGGCTCGCGACCGGCTCGGCCACGGTGGCGACGATCTCGGCGGCGGGCCTGGTGGCTCCGCTCGCGGAGGGCATGTCGACCAGCCACACGGCGCTGCTCGTCCTCGCCATCGGTGCCGGTTCGCTCTTCTTCAGCCACGTCAACGACGCCGGGTTCTGGCTGGTGAAGGAGTACTTCGGCATGAACGTCGGCCAGACGATCAAGACCTGGTCGGTGATGGAGACGATCATCTCGGTCGTCGGCATCGTGTTCGTGCTGCTGCTGTCGCTGGTGTTGTAG
- a CDS encoding FAD-binding oxidoreductase has translation MTSTRPSALAGAFQGDLIGPDHPEYDTFRRCFNRDHDQHPALVARCTGPEDVRAALHHARENVLGVSVRGGGHSAPGYSSCDGGLVIDTSPMKRVEIDTDARTGRFGAGLTWGELDAATQEFGLAVTGGRVSDTGVAGLTLGSGSGWLERMYGPTAASLLSAEVVTADGRILRADAEHEADLFWGLRGGGGNFGVVTEFEFRLHPVGPLLYAGLLLHPRSAAGALTRFYRDFMEQAPDEVTGALALISAPPAEFVPEQVRGEPACGVIVVYVGDVAEGEKALSPLVEWGDPWVRMVGPMPYTAVQTMLDAGTPVGVSEYFKVDYLPELPDEAIDTALAQAEGITAPLTQLIFCPMGGASRLDADHMALSIPPTKWVYFCLAIWWGSDGRERHIDWTRSFHAAMRPWATGTSVPNFIGGDEGTARLRNSYGPEKYARLVALKDRYDPDNVFALNQNVPPSG, from the coding sequence ATGACCTCCACACGTCCGTCCGCCCTCGCCGGAGCGTTCCAGGGCGACCTCATCGGGCCCGACCATCCCGAGTACGACACCTTCCGCCGGTGCTTCAACCGCGACCACGACCAGCATCCGGCCCTGGTCGCGCGCTGCACCGGCCCCGAGGACGTGCGTGCGGCGCTCCACCACGCACGGGAGAACGTCCTCGGGGTCTCGGTGCGCGGCGGCGGGCACTCCGCCCCCGGATACTCCTCCTGCGACGGCGGGCTGGTCATCGACACCAGCCCGATGAAGCGCGTCGAGATCGACACCGACGCGCGGACCGGCCGCTTCGGGGCGGGTCTCACCTGGGGAGAACTGGACGCCGCCACCCAGGAGTTCGGCCTGGCCGTGACCGGCGGGCGGGTGTCGGACACCGGGGTCGCGGGCCTGACGCTCGGCAGCGGCTCCGGCTGGCTGGAGCGGATGTACGGGCCGACGGCCGCGAGTCTGCTCTCCGCCGAGGTCGTGACCGCCGACGGCCGGATCCTGCGTGCCGACGCCGAACACGAAGCCGACCTCTTCTGGGGGCTGCGGGGCGGCGGCGGCAACTTCGGCGTGGTGACCGAGTTCGAGTTCCGGCTGCATCCGGTCGGCCCCCTGCTGTACGCCGGGCTGCTGCTGCACCCGCGCTCCGCGGCCGGGGCCCTCACCCGCTTCTACCGCGACTTCATGGAGCAGGCGCCCGACGAGGTCACCGGCGCGCTCGCCCTGATCAGCGCGCCGCCCGCGGAGTTCGTGCCCGAGCAGGTGCGGGGCGAGCCCGCCTGCGGCGTGATCGTCGTGTACGTGGGTGACGTGGCGGAGGGCGAGAAGGCGCTGTCGCCGCTCGTCGAGTGGGGTGACCCGTGGGTGCGGATGGTCGGACCCATGCCGTACACCGCCGTGCAGACCATGCTCGACGCCGGCACCCCGGTGGGCGTCAGCGAGTACTTCAAGGTCGACTACCTGCCCGAGCTGCCGGACGAGGCGATCGACACGGCGCTCGCCCAGGCGGAGGGGATCACCGCTCCGCTGACCCAGCTGATCTTCTGCCCGATGGGCGGCGCGTCCCGGCTGGACGCCGACCACATGGCCCTCTCCATCCCGCCGACGAAGTGGGTGTACTTCTGCCTGGCCATCTGGTGGGGCAGCGACGGACGGGAGCGGCACATCGACTGGACCCGCTCCTTCCACGCGGCGATGCGGCCCTGGGCGACGGGGACGTCGGTGCCCAACTTCATCGGCGGCGACGAGGGGACGGCACGCCTGCGGAACTCGTACGGCCCCGAGAAGTACGCCCGTCTCGTCGCCCTCAAGGACCGGTACGACCCCGACAACGTCTTCGCCCTCAACCAGAACGTCCCGCCGAGCGGCTGA
- a CDS encoding TIGR03619 family F420-dependent LLM class oxidoreductase, whose translation MEIGIALPQYGTHARADRIAAFARDAEDAGFDSFWVGDRALTPVAPSDLYPGHTPENPYPHQYKTFLDPLTVLTVAAASTSRARLGMSTLNGPWYPPALLARSLTSLDQVSGGRLDVGLGIGWLRDEYTAVGADFGRRGALLDELLDVLHGFWTQEEFGHEGPHWTIPASYVGLRPVQPAGPPVYLGGFSPAALRRVGRRAAGWVGAVLPPGMAEGLWDVARRAAEEAGRDPGALRRQIRYNPAPGATADAIAAVLAGVRDTGADGCFVDLQQSVDSPEEALELGIKVLDLLRG comes from the coding sequence ATGGAGATAGGCATCGCACTGCCCCAGTACGGCACCCACGCCCGCGCCGACCGCATCGCGGCCTTCGCGCGCGACGCCGAGGACGCCGGGTTCGACTCGTTCTGGGTCGGCGACCGCGCCCTGACCCCGGTCGCCCCCAGCGACCTCTATCCGGGGCACACCCCGGAGAACCCGTACCCCCACCAGTACAAGACCTTCCTCGACCCGCTGACCGTGCTCACCGTCGCCGCCGCCTCGACCTCCCGCGCCCGGCTCGGCATGAGCACCCTCAACGGCCCCTGGTACCCGCCGGCCCTGCTCGCCCGCTCCCTCACCTCGCTCGACCAGGTCAGCGGCGGACGCCTGGACGTCGGACTCGGCATCGGCTGGCTGCGGGACGAGTACACCGCCGTCGGCGCCGACTTCGGCCGGCGCGGCGCCCTCCTCGACGAGCTGCTCGACGTCCTCCACGGCTTCTGGACCCAGGAGGAGTTCGGTCACGAGGGACCCCACTGGACGATCCCCGCCTCGTACGTGGGCCTGCGCCCCGTCCAGCCCGCCGGACCGCCCGTCTACCTCGGCGGCTTCAGCCCGGCCGCCCTGCGCCGGGTCGGCCGCCGGGCCGCCGGCTGGGTCGGTGCCGTCCTGCCGCCCGGGATGGCCGAGGGCCTGTGGGACGTGGCGCGGCGCGCCGCCGAGGAGGCGGGCCGAGACCCGGGGGCGCTGCGTCGGCAGATCCGGTACAACCCCGCCCCCGGCGCCACGGCGGACGCGATCGCCGCCGTGCTGGCGGGCGTGCGCGACACCGGCGCCGACGGTTGCTTCGTCGACCTCCAGCAGTCGGTCGACTCGCCCGAGGAGGCGCTGGAGCTCGGGATCAAGGTCCTGGACCTGCTGCGGGGCTGA
- a CDS encoding FAD-binding dehydrogenase: MSYDADVIVIGAGLAGLVATAELVDAGRTVILLDQEPEQSLGGQAHWSFGGLFLVDSPEQRRMRVKDSHALALQDWYGTADFDRTEDHWPRKWAEAYVDFAAGEKRAWLHARGVRFFPVVGWAERGGYDANGHGNSVPRFHITWGTGPGLVAPFERRVREGAARGLVDLRFRHRVTGLGRTAGAVDTVSGEILAPSTATRGTASSREATGTFELRAQAVIVTSGGIGGNHDLVRAQWPARLGTPPAKLLSGVPAHVDGLMLGVAEKAGARHINRDRMWHYTEGIENWNPIWARHGIRILPGPSSLWLDATGKRLPVPLFPGFDTLGTLEHIMRTGHDHTWFVLDKRIIGKEFALSGSEQNPDLTGKSVRDVLGRARADVPAPVQAFMDHGVDFVVEDDLSALVRGMNALTDEPLIDEAALRRELIARDREITNPFTKDLQVTAIRGARRYLGDKLIRTAAPHRILDPKAGPLIAVRLNILTRKSLGGLETDLDSRVLTEGGEPLDGVYAAGEAAGFGGGGVHGYRSLEGTFLGGCIFSGRAAGRAAARAVS; encoded by the coding sequence ATGTCCTACGACGCTGATGTGATCGTGATCGGGGCGGGCCTCGCCGGCCTCGTCGCCACCGCCGAGCTGGTCGACGCCGGCCGCACCGTGATCCTCCTCGACCAGGAACCCGAGCAGTCCCTCGGCGGCCAGGCCCACTGGTCCTTCGGCGGCCTGTTCCTCGTCGACTCGCCCGAACAGCGCAGGATGCGCGTCAAGGACAGCCACGCCCTCGCCCTCCAGGACTGGTACGGCACCGCGGACTTCGACCGCACCGAGGACCACTGGCCGCGGAAGTGGGCCGAGGCGTACGTCGACTTCGCCGCCGGCGAGAAGCGCGCCTGGCTCCACGCGCGCGGGGTGCGCTTCTTCCCCGTCGTCGGCTGGGCCGAGCGCGGCGGCTACGACGCGAACGGCCACGGCAACTCCGTACCCCGCTTCCACATCACCTGGGGCACAGGACCCGGCCTCGTCGCCCCCTTCGAGCGCAGGGTCCGCGAGGGCGCCGCCCGCGGCCTCGTCGACCTCCGCTTCCGGCACCGCGTCACCGGACTCGGCCGCACCGCCGGAGCCGTCGACACGGTCTCCGGCGAGATCCTGGCCCCCTCCACCGCCACCCGCGGCACCGCGTCGAGCCGCGAGGCCACGGGCACCTTCGAACTGCGCGCCCAGGCCGTGATCGTCACCTCCGGCGGCATCGGCGGCAACCACGACCTCGTCCGCGCGCAGTGGCCCGCCCGGCTCGGCACCCCGCCCGCCAAGCTGCTCTCCGGCGTCCCCGCCCACGTCGACGGACTGATGCTCGGTGTCGCCGAGAAGGCCGGCGCCCGCCACATCAACCGCGACCGGATGTGGCACTACACCGAGGGCATCGAGAACTGGAACCCCATCTGGGCCCGGCACGGCATCCGCATCCTGCCCGGACCGTCCAGCCTCTGGCTGGACGCCACGGGCAAGCGCCTGCCCGTCCCGCTCTTCCCGGGCTTCGACACCCTGGGCACCCTCGAACACATCATGCGGACCGGCCACGACCACACCTGGTTCGTCCTCGACAAGCGCATCATCGGCAAGGAGTTCGCGCTCTCCGGCTCCGAACAGAACCCCGACCTCACCGGCAAGTCCGTCCGGGACGTCCTCGGCCGCGCCCGCGCCGACGTACCGGCCCCCGTCCAGGCCTTCATGGACCACGGCGTCGACTTCGTCGTCGAGGACGACCTCTCCGCCCTCGTCCGCGGCATGAACGCCCTCACCGACGAGCCGCTGATCGACGAGGCCGCCCTGCGCCGCGAGCTCATCGCCCGCGACCGCGAGATCACCAACCCCTTCACCAAGGACCTCCAGGTCACGGCGATCCGCGGCGCCCGCAGGTACCTGGGCGACAAGCTGATCCGCACGGCCGCCCCGCACCGCATCCTCGACCCGAAGGCGGGCCCGCTGATCGCCGTACGCCTCAACATCCTCACCCGCAAGTCCCTCGGCGGCCTGGAGACCGACCTCGACTCCCGCGTCCTGACGGAGGGCGGCGAACCCCTGGACGGCGTGTACGCGGCGGGCGAGGCGGCCGGCTTCGGCGGCGGCGGAGTCCACGGCTACCGCTCCCTCGAAGGCACCTTCCTCGGCGGCTGCATCTTCTCGGGCCGCGCGGCGGGCCGGGCGGCGGCCCGGGCGGTGAGCTGA
- a CDS encoding glucose 1-dehydrogenase: MNDLTGKTVLITGGARGLGAEAAKLAVASGANVVITDVLDEDGKATAEALGERARFFHHDVTSEEEWAAAVAFAVAEFGALHGLVNNAGISTGALLETESVEHFRKVLDINLTGVFIGMKAAIPAMKEAGGGSIVNISSAAGLMGLALTAGYGASKWGVRGLTKIGAVELGTAKIRVNSVHPGMTYTPMTASVGIERGEGKYPNTPMGRVGEADEIAGAVVFLLSDAASYVTGAELAVDGGWTTGPTIKYVMGQ, translated from the coding sequence ATGAACGACCTCACCGGCAAGACCGTGCTCATCACCGGCGGCGCCCGCGGCCTGGGCGCCGAGGCCGCCAAGCTGGCCGTCGCCTCCGGCGCGAACGTCGTGATCACCGACGTCCTCGACGAGGACGGCAAGGCCACCGCCGAGGCGCTCGGCGAGCGGGCCCGCTTCTTCCACCACGACGTGACCTCCGAGGAGGAGTGGGCGGCGGCCGTCGCCTTCGCCGTGGCGGAGTTCGGCGCGCTGCACGGGCTGGTGAACAACGCCGGCATCTCCACCGGCGCCCTCCTGGAGACCGAGTCCGTCGAGCACTTCCGCAAGGTCCTCGACATCAACCTGACCGGTGTCTTCATCGGCATGAAGGCCGCGATCCCGGCGATGAAGGAGGCCGGCGGCGGCTCGATCGTCAACATCTCCTCGGCCGCGGGCCTGATGGGCCTGGCCCTGACCGCCGGGTACGGCGCCTCCAAGTGGGGCGTGCGCGGCCTGACGAAGATCGGCGCGGTGGAGCTCGGCACGGCGAAGATCCGCGTCAACTCCGTCCACCCCGGCATGACCTACACCCCGATGACGGCCTCCGTCGGCATCGAGCGCGGCGAGGGCAAGTACCCCAACACGCCGATGGGCCGGGTCGGCGAGGCCGACGAGATCGCGGGCGCGGTCGTCTTCCTGCTCTCGGACGCCGCCTCGTACGTGACGGGCGCGGAGCTCGCCGTGGACGGCGGCTGGACGACCGGTCCGACGATCAAGTACGTCATGGGGCAGTGA